A single region of the Trachemys scripta elegans isolate TJP31775 chromosome 19, CAS_Tse_1.0, whole genome shotgun sequence genome encodes:
- the CPTP gene encoding ceramide-1-phosphate transfer protein: MAGARASGVDWLRRERAGQQSGKRKQLAEGSRGSLERFNMAAGAETFSLREVLVAFTACVSEQREVRVDPYLAGWKGLVRFLNCLGTIFSFISKDAVTKIEIIENYRNSDQREKYLTVQSMVEYELANGLVDLQQRSKHPNSGCRTFLRLHRALHWLQMFLEGLRTGEDNSKTSVICSETYNASLANYHPWIIRKAAGVAFCALPTRNTFLETMNVGTAEEAVAMLGNALPYICEVYKITEELYAQHKLLDLP; encoded by the exons ATGGCTGGAGCAAGAGCCTCGGGCGTCGATTGGCTGCGGAGAGAGAGGGCGGGGCAGCAGTCGGGAAAGCGGAAGCAACTGGCTGAGGGGAGCCGGGGGAGTCTCGAGCGGTTCAACATGGCGGCGGGGGCGGAGACGTTCTCCCTGCGGGAAGTGCTGGTGGCGTTCACGGCCTGCGTCAGCGAGCAGCGGGAAGTTCGCGTGGACCCGTACCTGGCGGGCTGGAAAGGCCTGGTCCG GTTTCTGAACTGCCTGGGCACAATTTTCTCCTTCATTTCTAAAGACGCAGTGACCAAAATAGAGATCATAGAGAATTACCGTAATAGTGACCAGCGAGAAAAGTACTTGACCGTTCAATCCATGGTGGAGTATGAGCTGGCTAATGGCCTGGTTGATCTCCAACAGCGATCCAAGCACCCTAACTCAGGTTGCAGAACCTTCTTGCGCCTCCACCGAGCCCTTCACTGGCTGCAGATGTTCTTGGAAGGACTGAGGACTGGCGAGGACAACTCCAAAACCTCTGTGATCTGCTCAGAGACGTACAATGCTTCCTTGGCTAACTATCATCCCTGGATTATTCGCAAGGCTGCCGGGGTGGCTTTTTGTGCCTTACCCACTCGAAATACATTCCTTGAAACCATGAATGTGGGCACAGCTGAAGAGGCGGTGGCTATGCTGGGGAATGCTTTGCCCTATATCtgtgaagtctataaaatcacagAGGAGCTCTATGCCCAACACAAACTGCTCGACCTCCCCTAG